A window of Ranitomeya variabilis isolate aRanVar5 chromosome 2, aRanVar5.hap1, whole genome shotgun sequence contains these coding sequences:
- the NOD2 gene encoding nucleotide-binding oligomerization domain-containing protein 2 isoform X2, with protein MKGNEPARYLIEFIHNLGQGLVGQVADICLAYQAKLKNTISAQSKFLSTYDGSENVHLEDIYTENILEIPKNSDNIQGFQNQDLLSIFNAHGLVNENADTVLILGDAGSGKSTLHQQIQHLWAEGQAFHNFCFIFPFTCRRLCRIAKPMSLKTLLYEQCCWPPDQLQDEIFQYILDNPRQVLITFDGFDEFRFVFTDDSKHCSPTEPTSIADLVFNLIQGNLMKDCIKMVTSRPDVVNVSLRKYVRKELHVKGFSEEGIELFIKKHHRNTDTAGYIISLVKANSSLHGLCNIPVFCWIASKCHKQLIGCGSKTPQTMTDMYVLTLKHFLLHSSANLKGAENFLSKHIDSIRHLGKLALNGLCQQLYVFSYHDVSKEGLTEEDLSLGFLVLSRNFSDENQASSQYYEFLHITLQCFFAALYMIMNDDVDSSSLQQLFKWKRKPKSESCRSLQRVSQFCLQPILHRQWKPPLYNIEMRNLQITATFAAGLFSNALYNNLVDSWQPRKLPRKCQIIKGCLEKAIQKHFDSIPPALKDEKKSMHAMPDFVWLIKCIYELQDMTLSVKAVQDLDVDHLKLTYCGIGPAECTAVAYVLKHLKKAVGIQLDHNSVGDIGIEQLMPCLQKCRALYLRDNNITDKGLCRLMEQAPHWPNFQKIALFNNKLTDESMDSIAYMLKRKQNFLALRLGNNLITAIGGQILADGLRENKSIQFLGLWGNQVGDTGAKAIADALQENKSLIWLSLVGNNIGSVGGEALAGMLERNTALEELWLDDNKLQDSEAILIAESLKKNHTLKVLKLSNNEFSKTGVSALAVALKSNNIITAIWMKGNKLTTEEQETFEQLERLFVKG; from the exons ATGAAGGGAAATGAACCCGCAAGATACTTAATAGAATTCATTCACAATTTGGGCCAAGGGTTAGTCGGACAAGTTGCTGATA TTTGTTTAGCATATCAAGCAAAACTGAAGAACACAATATCTGCCCAGTCAAAGTTCCTTAGCACGTATGATGGATCGGAGAACGTGCATTTGGAGGACATTTACACAGAGAACATTCTGGAGATACCAAAAAATTCAGACAATATTCAGGGGttccaaaaccaggatctcctgagCATATTTAATGCCCATGGCCTTGTTAATGAGAATGCAGATACAGTTCTCATACTTGGAGATGCTGGAAGCGGTAAAAGTACATTGCACCAACAAATCCAACATCTCTGGGCCGAAGGTCAAGCATTCCACAACTTCTGCTTCATTTTTCCATTCACATGTAGAAGGCTGTGCCGTATTGCCAAGCCAATGTCTTTAAAAACACTTCTCTATGAGCAGTGCTGCTGGCCACCAGATCAACTTCAGGATGAAATCTTCCAGTACATTTTGGACAATCCAAGGCAGGTCCTCATCACTTTTGATGGATTCGATGAGTTCAGGTTTGTTTTCACGGATGACAGTAAACACTGCTCTCCTACTGAGCCAACAAGTATAGCAGATCTTGTCTTCAACCTCATTCAAGGAAATCTGATGAAAGATTGTATAAAAATGGTCACCAGCAGACCCGATGTTGTGAATGTAAGTCTAAGGAAATATGTTAGGAAAGAGCTGCACGTAAAAGGGTTTTCTGAAGAAGGGATTGAACTTTTTATTAAGAAACACCACAGAAACACAGATACAGCAGGATACATCATCAGTTTGGTGAAAGCCAATTCTTCACTGCATGGACTATGCAATATTCCTGTGTTCTGCTGGATTGCTTCAAAGTGTCATAAGCAACTGATAGGTTGTGGTAGCAAAACTCCACAGACCATGACTGATATGTATGTCCTAACGCTTAAACATTTCCTCCTCCATTCATCAGCAAACTTGAAAGGAGCAGAGAATTTTCTCTCTAAACATATCGATTCCATCAGACATCTTGGAAAACTGGCACTTAATGGACTCTGCCAACAATTATATGTATTTTCTTATCATGATGTTTCAAAGGAAGGGCTTACCGAGGAGGACTTATCATTAGGGTTTCTTGTTCTTTCAAGGAACTTTTCAGATGAAAACCAAGCTTCATCTCAATATTATGAATTTCTTCATATTACGTTACAGTGCTTTTTTGCAGCACTATATATGATAATGAATGATGATGTGGACTCATCCTCACTCCAACAGTTGTTTAAATGGAAAAGAAAGCCAAAAAGTGAATCCTGTAGAAGTCTACAGAGAGTTTCTCAATTTTGTTTACAGCCAATCCTACATAGACAATGGAAACCTCCCCTGTACAATATAGAAATGAGAAATCTCCAGATCACTGCAACATTTGCAGCAGGCCTGTTCTCGAATGCACTTTACAACAATCTGGTTGATTCATGGCAACCAAGAAAACTTCCCAGGAAATGTCAAATTATTAAAGGATGTTTGGAAAAAGCTATCCAGAAACACTTTGATTCTATACCACCTGCTTTGAAGGACGAGAAGAAAAGCATGCATGCTATGCCAGACTTTGTCTGGCTCATAAAGTGCATTTATGAATTACAAGACATGACCTTGTCTGTGAAGGCCGTGCAAGATCTAGATGTTGATCACTTGAAGTTGACCTATTGTGGGATTGGTCCTGCAGAATGCACTGCAGTGGCATATGTGCTGAAACATCTAAAGAAAGCAGTCGGCATCCAGTTGGATCACAATTCAGTCGGTGACATCGGAATTGAGCAGTTGATGCCCTGCCTTCAGAAGTGCCGTGCTCTATA TTTGAGAGACAACAACATTACTGACAAAGGGCTCTGCAGACTAATGGAGCAAGCTCCACACTGGCCGAACTTCCAGAAGATTGC GTTATTCAACAACAAACTGACGGATGAATCCATGGATTCCATTGCTTATATGTTGAAGCGCAAGCAGAACTTTCTGGCCCTAAG GCTTGGAAATAATTTAATTACTGCTATTGGTGGACAGATATTAGCAGATGGCCTACGCGAAAATAAATCCATTCAATTTCTAGG TCTCTGGGGGAATCAGGTGGGCGATACTGGGGCAAAAGCAATTGCAGATGCCCTACAGGAAAACAAAAGCTTGATATGGCTCAG CTTGGTGGGAAACAACATAGGAAGTGTTGGTGGAGAAGCCCTGGCTGGTATGCTGGAGAGGAACACAGCTCTGGAGGAGCTATG GCTGGATGACAACAAACTTCAGGATAGTGAGGCCATTCTGATAGCAGAGAGTCTTAAGAAAAACCATACCTTGAAGGTTTTAAA ACTTTCTAACAATGAATTCAGTAAAACTGGTGTGTCTGCCCTAGCTGTAGCACTGAAGTCCAACAACATTATCACTGCCATCTG GATGAAAGGAAATAAACTCACAACTGAAGAACAGGAAACATTTGAACAACTGGAGCGACTATTTGTTAAAGGATAA
- the NOD2 gene encoding nucleotide-binding oligomerization domain-containing protein 2 isoform X1, with product MSSLQTVQTNRGHLVSTLAGESVEKYEFVLDHLLSQNVLNWEDYEELSLLSHPLSALVRSLLDAVTCKGEIACKQFLDVLHKIENSPPEDHLVLQPPEDLSKASQYLQRERPKIIRLIHNYINSLLQQLLAHRYVTQMEIEHIQLPIYSTSQKARRLLDLLRMKGNEPARYLIEFIHNLGQGLVGQVADICLAYQAKLKNTISAQSKFLSTYDGSENVHLEDIYTENILEIPKNSDNIQGFQNQDLLSIFNAHGLVNENADTVLILGDAGSGKSTLHQQIQHLWAEGQAFHNFCFIFPFTCRRLCRIAKPMSLKTLLYEQCCWPPDQLQDEIFQYILDNPRQVLITFDGFDEFRFVFTDDSKHCSPTEPTSIADLVFNLIQGNLMKDCIKMVTSRPDVVNVSLRKYVRKELHVKGFSEEGIELFIKKHHRNTDTAGYIISLVKANSSLHGLCNIPVFCWIASKCHKQLIGCGSKTPQTMTDMYVLTLKHFLLHSSANLKGAENFLSKHIDSIRHLGKLALNGLCQQLYVFSYHDVSKEGLTEEDLSLGFLVLSRNFSDENQASSQYYEFLHITLQCFFAALYMIMNDDVDSSSLQQLFKWKRKPKSESCRSLQRVSQFCLQPILHRQWKPPLYNIEMRNLQITATFAAGLFSNALYNNLVDSWQPRKLPRKCQIIKGCLEKAIQKHFDSIPPALKDEKKSMHAMPDFVWLIKCIYELQDMTLSVKAVQDLDVDHLKLTYCGIGPAECTAVAYVLKHLKKAVGIQLDHNSVGDIGIEQLMPCLQKCRALYLRDNNITDKGLCRLMEQAPHWPNFQKIALFNNKLTDESMDSIAYMLKRKQNFLALRLGNNLITAIGGQILADGLRENKSIQFLGLWGNQVGDTGAKAIADALQENKSLIWLSLVGNNIGSVGGEALAGMLERNTALEELWLDDNKLQDSEAILIAESLKKNHTLKVLKLSNNEFSKTGVSALAVALKSNNIITAIWMKGNKLTTEEQETFEQLERLFVKG from the exons ATGAGCTCACTGCAGACTGTTCAGACTAACAGAGGTCACTTGGTGTCTACCTTGGCTGGAGAGTCAGTGGAGAAATATGAATTTGTGCTTGACCATCTTCTTTCTCAAAATGTCCTTAATTGGGAAGACTATGAAGAACTGAGTCTTCTCAGTCATCCACTGTCTGCTCTGGTTAGGAGCCTCCTGGACGCCGTCACATGCAAAGGCGAAATCGCATGTAAACAGTTTTTAGATGTTTTACATAAAATTGAGAATTCTCCTCCAGAAGACCACCTTGTTCTGCAGCCTCCTGAGGACCTCTCTAAAGCTTCTCAGTATCTACAAAGGGAGCGACCAAAAATTATTAGATTAATCCATAACTATATAAATTCACTTTTGCAACAACTTTTGGCGCATCGCTATGTCACGCAGATGGAAATTGAGCATATACAGCTGCCTATATATTCCACATCACAGAAG GCAAGAAGACTCCTTGATCTCCTCCGGATGAAGGGAAATGAACCCGCAAGATACTTAATAGAATTCATTCACAATTTGGGCCAAGGGTTAGTCGGACAAGTTGCTGATA TTTGTTTAGCATATCAAGCAAAACTGAAGAACACAATATCTGCCCAGTCAAAGTTCCTTAGCACGTATGATGGATCGGAGAACGTGCATTTGGAGGACATTTACACAGAGAACATTCTGGAGATACCAAAAAATTCAGACAATATTCAGGGGttccaaaaccaggatctcctgagCATATTTAATGCCCATGGCCTTGTTAATGAGAATGCAGATACAGTTCTCATACTTGGAGATGCTGGAAGCGGTAAAAGTACATTGCACCAACAAATCCAACATCTCTGGGCCGAAGGTCAAGCATTCCACAACTTCTGCTTCATTTTTCCATTCACATGTAGAAGGCTGTGCCGTATTGCCAAGCCAATGTCTTTAAAAACACTTCTCTATGAGCAGTGCTGCTGGCCACCAGATCAACTTCAGGATGAAATCTTCCAGTACATTTTGGACAATCCAAGGCAGGTCCTCATCACTTTTGATGGATTCGATGAGTTCAGGTTTGTTTTCACGGATGACAGTAAACACTGCTCTCCTACTGAGCCAACAAGTATAGCAGATCTTGTCTTCAACCTCATTCAAGGAAATCTGATGAAAGATTGTATAAAAATGGTCACCAGCAGACCCGATGTTGTGAATGTAAGTCTAAGGAAATATGTTAGGAAAGAGCTGCACGTAAAAGGGTTTTCTGAAGAAGGGATTGAACTTTTTATTAAGAAACACCACAGAAACACAGATACAGCAGGATACATCATCAGTTTGGTGAAAGCCAATTCTTCACTGCATGGACTATGCAATATTCCTGTGTTCTGCTGGATTGCTTCAAAGTGTCATAAGCAACTGATAGGTTGTGGTAGCAAAACTCCACAGACCATGACTGATATGTATGTCCTAACGCTTAAACATTTCCTCCTCCATTCATCAGCAAACTTGAAAGGAGCAGAGAATTTTCTCTCTAAACATATCGATTCCATCAGACATCTTGGAAAACTGGCACTTAATGGACTCTGCCAACAATTATATGTATTTTCTTATCATGATGTTTCAAAGGAAGGGCTTACCGAGGAGGACTTATCATTAGGGTTTCTTGTTCTTTCAAGGAACTTTTCAGATGAAAACCAAGCTTCATCTCAATATTATGAATTTCTTCATATTACGTTACAGTGCTTTTTTGCAGCACTATATATGATAATGAATGATGATGTGGACTCATCCTCACTCCAACAGTTGTTTAAATGGAAAAGAAAGCCAAAAAGTGAATCCTGTAGAAGTCTACAGAGAGTTTCTCAATTTTGTTTACAGCCAATCCTACATAGACAATGGAAACCTCCCCTGTACAATATAGAAATGAGAAATCTCCAGATCACTGCAACATTTGCAGCAGGCCTGTTCTCGAATGCACTTTACAACAATCTGGTTGATTCATGGCAACCAAGAAAACTTCCCAGGAAATGTCAAATTATTAAAGGATGTTTGGAAAAAGCTATCCAGAAACACTTTGATTCTATACCACCTGCTTTGAAGGACGAGAAGAAAAGCATGCATGCTATGCCAGACTTTGTCTGGCTCATAAAGTGCATTTATGAATTACAAGACATGACCTTGTCTGTGAAGGCCGTGCAAGATCTAGATGTTGATCACTTGAAGTTGACCTATTGTGGGATTGGTCCTGCAGAATGCACTGCAGTGGCATATGTGCTGAAACATCTAAAGAAAGCAGTCGGCATCCAGTTGGATCACAATTCAGTCGGTGACATCGGAATTGAGCAGTTGATGCCCTGCCTTCAGAAGTGCCGTGCTCTATA TTTGAGAGACAACAACATTACTGACAAAGGGCTCTGCAGACTAATGGAGCAAGCTCCACACTGGCCGAACTTCCAGAAGATTGC GTTATTCAACAACAAACTGACGGATGAATCCATGGATTCCATTGCTTATATGTTGAAGCGCAAGCAGAACTTTCTGGCCCTAAG GCTTGGAAATAATTTAATTACTGCTATTGGTGGACAGATATTAGCAGATGGCCTACGCGAAAATAAATCCATTCAATTTCTAGG TCTCTGGGGGAATCAGGTGGGCGATACTGGGGCAAAAGCAATTGCAGATGCCCTACAGGAAAACAAAAGCTTGATATGGCTCAG CTTGGTGGGAAACAACATAGGAAGTGTTGGTGGAGAAGCCCTGGCTGGTATGCTGGAGAGGAACACAGCTCTGGAGGAGCTATG GCTGGATGACAACAAACTTCAGGATAGTGAGGCCATTCTGATAGCAGAGAGTCTTAAGAAAAACCATACCTTGAAGGTTTTAAA ACTTTCTAACAATGAATTCAGTAAAACTGGTGTGTCTGCCCTAGCTGTAGCACTGAAGTCCAACAACATTATCACTGCCATCTG GATGAAAGGAAATAAACTCACAACTGAAGAACAGGAAACATTTGAACAACTGGAGCGACTATTTGTTAAAGGATAA